One Dioscorea cayenensis subsp. rotundata cultivar TDr96_F1 chromosome 19, TDr96_F1_v2_PseudoChromosome.rev07_lg8_w22 25.fasta, whole genome shotgun sequence genomic window, CAAATAGACCTCATGAATGATCTCGTACTGCTTGGCACACACTAGCATGTTAAGTACACAGTTGAAAGTTTTAACCGTCGGCCAACAATGAAATTCTGGCATTCTGAGGAGCGTCTCAATGGCTCGCTCAAGATGATTTGCTATATTCCCATAAATTTTGATCACCCTATAGAAGAACTCATCTGAAAGTCTGCAATTCTCAAATTTAGCAGTTTCCAATAGTTCGTCAATGGCACCAAAGTTTCGTGCATCAGCAAGTTTATCAATCAGCAATTGATATAAGGCCTCCCTCGGTTTATAGTCCATACGACCAGAAAGCTTCTTGAATGAATCCATAATCAACTCAGGGTCTCTCAAGTTAGTGAATATCTTCAAGACCTCATTCGGTGAAAGCCAGTCCTTGTGATCCAATCTTCGCAACCAGAAATTATCATCCTCCCTTTTGAAATTGAATCTAGACAAAGAACCCACAGAGCGACTCGAAATCCTGATAATATTCACATTAATATAAACAGAGATTGCCAAGGGACCCCATTTCCGATAAAAGGCCATGTGTTGCTGACAGTTTCTGCATCAATAGACCATACcaaaaatcaataaacaaaactaattataagaTAATATTTGGCACAAAGCATCAAAGATGAAGATAATAGCATATACAAACACTAATCAAGCATAGTTTCTTAGTTCTCATTGCCAAGGAATCAGCTAAATGGACTTCACAAACATGACAGTTTAGCAGTTCAAATTGCAACATTTCTTATCCCAGATAAAAACTGCATTCAAACACAAGCCAAATGCAACTACTTACAATAAAAACACTGAAAATGAACAACATAAAATGCAAACCAAGTCCCAATTGGACTGCTTCAGGAAAACAATTCATATATGAATTACATAACAACGAACAAATTAAGCAAGTAATTGATGAATCTTACCAGTAATCATGCCCGCCGCCATAACAAATATCCGGAAACCTCGATATCCAttttttcttagaaaaaaaacatgaatccaAGTCCGATTCCCACAAAGATGCGAACTTTGTTCATCCAAACAGAGGAAAGATTCAATATTTCTCCAACTCACACAAAGATTTGAACTTTATTCAACGAAACAGAGGAAAGATCTGATCTTGCTCCAACCCAATAAAAATCCGAGCTTTCCTCAACCAAAgcagaaggagagagagagagagagaccctTGGGGTTTAGAGTtagggtttatttatttatttattattattagggaaaattactgttcaccctgttattttcaaaacttcgggtgtttttggtaatattgcaaacttagagggtgtttttggcaattttcactttttttattatcattaaaaattaagattaagtGAGTAAGTCTTTACCACTTCTAACaagaaaatttgataatttttttttaatatagttaaTTATAAAGCATCCCAGAAAATAAGCGCTCACTTAATTTCTTAAGCGCTAGAGTCTCAAATCAAGCTGGCGATTCCGACCCTGATCTTGCGCAGGAGTAGACGTTTCTTCTGATAGTTTGGACAGGCCTGAAGGGCCAAACGGTGTCTTCCGTCTTTCCAgtaatttctttttgtattttatttcctgTTGTACTTAGTTCTATTCCTCACTTCTAGTGAGAGGATTTGTCTTATGTTTTATGTTGTTCCTTTTATTCAATAAACTTTACGGTTTatctacatttattttattaaaaaaattatatgatactctagtttaaatcaaaataacaattacacctcaaaatccaaattaaaattatttggataGAAAATAATGCTACAATTTAAATGATTACATCAATAAGAACATATTAAATATATCTAATACATTAAGTCCAGATGATtgatatttcatttcttttcaaattcaaTAGTCTATCCAAAATTGTTAGTggagttaaaaatatatattgatataatcTCAAATGTAAAAATCCAAATGATATTAACTTGAATTATTTTACCATTAATCTCAAGGTCAAATATTATAtaactcaaaaattaaatttttcatccaataaaataatttttaaaaatttatatatttatttgaatgctCACTCAACAAGACAGAACCCAATTCAGATGTTAACCGGTCGGACCAATATCGGGCCGGTCTATATAAACATCGCTCTGTTCCACCCGAGTGCTCATCTGAAGGGATGATCAGAAAGCTCTCTTAGCTTCTCTCCCGATCTCCTTCTCCGATCTCCATAGATGGCATCATCTCTCTTAACCAGAGCTTTCTCCGGTCTGCGATCGATCCGTGCTTCTTCTAGCTTCGCCAAGGATGCGCGGCAATTCTCTTCTCATCTCAGGGCAAGCTCGATTCTACTTTTTGCGGGAGTTTTCTTAGTATCAGTTTgtgattttctgttttttaatgttttgattgattttgtgaAGCTTTCTTATGGTTTTTGAGCTTATTGATGTGTTATTGTCCACAAATTTGATTCCTTATCTTTTGTGCAGTGTATTGGAGCTTGTGATCGTGATATGTGTTCCAGGTTTTCGCCTTTGACTTATCCTGTTCCTTCTTTTGTTTGGCGTGCTTCAATGGCTTCGTCTAGTGAGACGGTCTCGACTTCTACAACTCAAGTGATGGCACATAATGCTGAGCCTGTTGTTTCTGCTGATTGGTTGCATGTTAATCTCAGGCAGCCGAACGTGAAGGTGATTGCTTGTGTATTCTTGATTTAATTGGCTTCTTTTGTTATAGTTCTTGAAGTTTTTGAGCTTCTTATGAACATATATGTATCGCTTGAATGGGGGTATTTATACCAAAGTCTTTGTTTTCCAGTATTTGGGACtgataaatgtatttttttaataatgcatTATGAGTTTTCCTTCTTTGTTGTTAATGATTAGATTGGAGTTATTAAATTGCAAGTAAAGTTTGGCCTTCTTCGGCTAAGTGATGCTCAAAGTTGCTCTTCCAGCCTATCTATGACTTTTTTTTGGGGCTATTTGTGTAcgccaattaaaaaaaaaaagttaaggtTTTGGATTCACAAACGGATATCTTAGGGTTAAAGGAGGTTCTTGCCTACTAACCAAAATTGCAATCGGATGCTTCCTGGTACATCAGTAGATTCCCGATGAAGAATGAGGCCTGGTACTTGATTAGAggtctttaattttgattatcctTTTTGAATCTGCATTTTATAGGTATTGGATGCTTCTTGGTACATGCCTGGTGAACAACGGAACCCATTTCAAGAGTACCAGGTGAGAAAGGCCtcattgttttcaatttttttttgcagttGCATTCTAATTCCATTATCTTTGATAATTAATCAAGTATGCGTTCTTTGGCGAGATAGTCATCATACGTTATGTCCTATGTTATAATTGACCACTTTGAAGCTCTTGGTCAGTGGAGttatcttctttttgtttttcatttcaggTGGCTCACATTCCTGGGGCCCTATTTTTCGATGTTGATGGGATATCTGACCGAACATCTAATGTGAGATTTCCTGCTAACTTATTTCTCTGTCCCCTTTGTTCCCGTAAATGATATATGATTATTGATGTGGCACCTGTCATTAGCTATTTGCCTCACAATATAGCTAGTCCAAATTTCCCTATTTATTGTTATCAATTATATTACCTGAAAGGACGAAGATAAATAACAAGACATCTGTGTGCTTTTTGCTATGATTCACTGCTGACTATTTCATTAATATGATCTCTTTGCTTAAACAGTGAATTCTGTAAGGCTcatctttaatttgatatgcAAGACATGGAACTGCTACTTTTTCTTTGGCTTTTAGTTTTGAAAGCGAATTTCTTTGACACTAGCTATTGTCTCAGTTGCCACACATGTTGCCATCAGAAGAAGCATTTGCTGCTGCTGTTTCTGCTCTTGGCATAGAGAATGATGATGGGGTGGTTGTTTATGATGGAAAGGGAATTTTTAGTGCAGCTCGAGTTTGGTGGTAAGATATTTTGTTGTCCCAAAATTGGTAGCCTTTGGATAGTTGTTTTGGAACTGAATTTGGCATAGATTGCAACttatcttttcaattttttctttctttattgaatattttctaatatgatGTTTTTAGATCTAAATATGCAGGTGCATGTATGCACACATATGTACATATGTGCCCTACTTACATATGTAGGTACACACATGCATACAGTTGCCTTCAAAagatattttcttaatattctTTCTTGTTGAATCCCgaacgattttttttttctgttattgCTTCATTCGGGTAAATGTTGATGCAGCCTTTTTAACCCAGCTTAATAACTTATCAAATGCTGTCAATGATGAATAGGATGTTTCGAGTCTTTGGACATGAGAGGGTTTGTGTGTTGGATGGTGGCTTGCCACAATGGCGTGCTTCAGGGTATGATGTTGAATCTAGTGCCTCTGGAGATGCAGTTCTGAAGGCTAGTGCTGCCAGTGAAGTGATTGAGAAGATTTACCGTGGACAATCAGTAAGTTTATTGGTACatgctttttaaaattattgagatAATCTTTTCCATACATGTGCTTTGCAAAGTATGCAATTTTCATTCTTAGTATACTGTGCTTACTTTTGGATTTAACATCTTCACCGCTCATATTTCTCGAGATGATCAAATTATGAACTTTGATTGATTTAGggaattcaattattaatacttttatgaagttaaattttttaatgctATCCACTTACATTCACTAAAACATATTTTGAGGTATAGatatgattgaaaattttgtatgttcatatgttttgttttatgcAGTAATATTTGACTTCAGCATGTTGTAtgaatctttatttttctcacAGACAATTTTTAGCATTAGTTTTTGAATTGCTGGTTTTTATGGATtccttggtttttcttttggaattttCAATCATTTTAAATTGCCAAGTCATGAATCGCAGGTTAGCCCAATTACATTCAAGGCAAAGTTACAACCACATTTAATTTGGACACTTGAACAGGTTAGTGCAATTTTTATCACATTTAATTGTCTGAAAAGTTTACACTGTGAAAAGACAGATGCCTGgtcttatttattttccatgtCTAGACTCTAGAGGTATTTAATTAAGTGAAACCATTTTCTTGATAGAATTTGACTTGCGGAAAAACGACCTTCATGTCAATCTCATAAATATGTTTGGTAATCTTAAAACTGTATATCCATTTGGATATTTGAAATGTAATTTGCTTTATCCCATTGGCGCTATATGGACACTCTTACTTGACATTGATTGCAATCTATGTAGATTTGAGGAATAGTTAGTGGAAATTTCGGTCTGATTGGTGCAGAAGAGAAACTGGCGGTGGTTGGATATAGAGTTACTTTCTTTACAAATGCAAAATCATCAATTCAGCAGCAATCTTAATTGTGAATACTCATCCTGTACCTCCACAAAGTCTAGTGCTTGCTCCAAGCTGCTCTCTCTTTCTCGTCTTGCACAAAGTCAATAGTGCATAATTTAGCATTAGGTGTTCCCTGTTTATGTTCTTCACTTTGTACTTTGTGGCTTTTTCTTATCCATCATTCTAGGTTGTCTTGGTTTACATCAACTGTTTGTCTCCCCAGGAGTAACTAGGTGGTTGAAATTGACTCTTGATTAGTGGATGTTCAAATTTGAAATGCTGCCATGACCttatttgaactttttttttaccTTGTTTCTTATTGTGCAGCCTATTACTTACAAAGCCTTGAAGAGGTGATaattttaatctaattttatgAACTTTGAAAACTTTATTCTAAGCTATAATTTTAGATAGGCTCAATTTGCTGTTTATCCTCGAAGAATACAAAATTGTGTTTCATGTTTCAGGTTAAACAGAACATTGATGCCCAAACTCATCAACACATTGATGCACGGTCAAAGCCTAGGTAATTCAGTAATTATTTTCCTGGGTTACAATGTCAAAATGTCATATGATCACTTGtccttgaaattcaaaattgaacCCTTTTTGAAGGACATGCAATGATTATCTAATCTATCATTTTAATTTGACTCAGTCACATTTTCACATTTGATTCTAATGGTATTAAGGTTTTTTCTTGCCATATAACTAACTTGTAtagatttttactttttgatatTGCATGAAGTGTATTTCGATATGAAACCAGTCTGCAAATTTGTCATTATGTGAAACAAACTGTTTACGCTGCTTCTTGATATCTGCCTTTATCTAAATCAAGGGCAATTTTCTACTCATTATCTTCCGCATGATACTAGGTTTGTTTGCCTTATTATTAGCTGGTACAAGCTAgctgttaatttttaaattaccaTGTTAAACATTAGCAAATGACAATATGAACTTATAATCTAGCATACTAGGATTCATTGCCTTCTCAGAGCTGGATTCACTGATTCCAGTATATCAACTGAATGGAGTCAATGCCAGTCAGATTTGTTACATTTGCCTCCACAGTAGTTGCACATGTTGGCAGATGTTACATGTATCTTGTACCATTCATTTTCAACCAGCCATATGGATGTTGCGAGCTGCCATCTTAAGGCATCCGGAGTGAATATAGTTTGTGTTTTGAAATAATTGGTCCACCAGAGCATGCTGCCATAGCGACCTATATTATGAGATAGTTACACACATAACCTTTTTGACTTTGATGAAGATGCCCCCTGTATCATATGATGAGATTATCTGATGCAGAAAGAACAGGAGCCATTATCAGATccttgaaaataattaattttcttaaggTGGTTTATATGTTCTTGGTcaagttttttgttttgaagagTTGCTTTTTCATGCAGGTTTGATGGTGCAGCTCCAGAGCCACGCAAGGGTATAAGAAGTGGCCATGTACCTGGCAGTAAATGCATTCCTTTTGATCAGGTGGGTCAGTGAAATTTTGGTAAATTTAATCCCCTTTAATTGTGAATGTAAGTGAATTGACTGATTACATAATTAATACCACAGGACACATTATTAAGCAGTTCGCCTTTCCGAGCTGAGCTTCCTGGCTAGAATAGAAATGCCatattctcttctctttttgtgTAGATATCCTGCACCATTTGTTTGGGAAATGACATGTTTAAGTATCTGCAGATGCTGGATGGATCACAAATGCTTTTGTCATCAAGCGAACTTGTTAAACGGTTTGAGCAAGAAGGTGAGAATCCACCATCTGAACAAGGACAATGAAGCATTTTCCGACAATAATTGCTTTGCGCCTTATTTGTTCTGATGATTATATTATTCCACCAGGCATATCTTTGGATCGCCCTTTTGTCACCTCTTGCGGTACCGGTGTGACTGCATGCATACTCTCCCTTGTAAGATAGGCCTTGATCttctttgaaattatatatactgATTTCCCACAAGAACCATGTTTTCCTAATCTCACATTGTGTTTTAGGGTCTCCATCGGCTCGGCAAGACTGATGTTCCAGTTTATGACGGGTCTTGGACAGAATGGGGAGCGCACCCGGAAACACCTGTCGCCACTGCTGAAACATCATAAATGTTAATTATTATCTGCACTTCGTTCTTGAACCTGTCCAGGTGATACTGATGTAAGAGATATTAGTTCCATTTAGAATTCTTCCTCCCATCCAAGTGACAAATTTGCTTATTGTGAATGTCAATCATATTGCAAAGTTTACTGTGCTGTAAATGCTTGTTCAGAGTAATAAGCTGAAACTTTGGGGAGTATTTTTCAATGAATCACAATGATATGCGAGAATCATGCTTAATCAGAATAAGCACGAACTTATAAAGATTTCAACAATGCCATTTGTCAACGCTACAAACACCTATCCCCTTTATTCACTCACCAGTACTGGCCTTAACTCTCTGTGATCACTACAACTTCCCAAAACCTTAAACTTCAATGCCATACCATACCCTTCCCTTATATATCTCCCATCTTTCACTCTTTGCCACCAAGTTATATATCCTCAGAGAACTTCTCTGTTCCCCTGGTTTCTTCTGCTTCTGAATTTGGAAGGTAAATAATTAATCCGGTCTTGTCACAAACAAGcaattaaagaatatatatcCAACCAAAGTGACAACAAAAATTAGAACTCCAGCGTggaggaatatatatatatatatatagatgtagtGGCCTAGCTTAAAACCATGGGTTTTGGTTGAGTTCGTCCATGATGGGGGATGATAAAGAGGAGatggtgaagatgaagatgagagGATGGTGATTTTGAAGATGGTTGGGTGGAGGGAATGACAGCAAACGATGATGGTtggatgtttatttatttatttggtgtATTACTATTTGGCTATTTCCCAAAGATTCCTTACTGtaacccaaaaacaaaaaaattcccTATTGAAATAGTATAAATCATAAGCGTTGTTGGGTTTTACTCTATATATTTACTTAattgaaaattcaaattataagaaataataaaattcaaagttcaaagTTCATTTGTATGGTTAAAATTAcaatgcaaatattttttttaattaaaattcagtttaaattatatatgtgtGCGTGTGCGCCCGCGCTTTTACatagttaaaaattataagagttAGGATGATAGAAGTTtctaaagcaaaaaaaaaaagaaaaataagaaagttcTATTTTGacgattaaaaaaaacttagagtTTTTGAGATCCTATATGGCCAAAGTGAGTGATTGTGGAAATAAATCACCAATTTGAGCACAAACAATATTTGAATAAGCAGGCCATAAGTCACATATTTGGAGTGATTTCTCACTTTTACATCACAACATTGCCAAGGACTTTGTTTTAgtatttttctttggtttttttttttcgataAATCATACagaacatttatttttatgattaagtCTCAACCATGCATTGGGAGAGA contains:
- the LOC120249934 gene encoding thiosulfate/3-mercaptopyruvate sulfurtransferase 2 isoform X1, whose product is MASSLLTRAFSGLRSIRASSSFAKDARQFSSHLRASSILLFAGVFLVSCIGACDRDMCSRFSPLTYPVPSFVWRASMASSSETVSTSTTQVMAHNAEPVVSADWLHVNLRQPNVKVLDASWYMPGEQRNPFQEYQVAHIPGALFFDVDGISDRTSNLPHMLPSEEAFAAAVSALGIENDDGVVVYDGKGIFSAARVWWMFRVFGHERVCVLDGGLPQWRASGYDVESSASGDAVLKASAASEVIEKIYRGQSVSPITFKAKLQPHLIWTLEQVKQNIDAQTHQHIDARSKPRFDGAAPEPRKGIRSGHVPGSKCIPFDQMLDGSQMLLSSSELVKRFEQEGISLDRPFVTSCGTGVTACILSLGLHRLGKTDVPVYDGSWTEWGAHPETPVATAETS
- the LOC120249934 gene encoding thiosulfate/3-mercaptopyruvate sulfurtransferase 2 isoform X2, which produces MASSLLTRAFSGLRSIRASSSFAKDARQFSSHLRCIGACDRDMCSRFSPLTYPVPSFVWRASMASSSETVSTSTTQVMAHNAEPVVSADWLHVNLRQPNVKVLDASWYMPGEQRNPFQEYQVAHIPGALFFDVDGISDRTSNLPHMLPSEEAFAAAVSALGIENDDGVVVYDGKGIFSAARVWWMFRVFGHERVCVLDGGLPQWRASGYDVESSASGDAVLKASAASEVIEKIYRGQSVSPITFKAKLQPHLIWTLEQVKQNIDAQTHQHIDARSKPRFDGAAPEPRKGIRSGHVPGSKCIPFDQMLDGSQMLLSSSELVKRFEQEGISLDRPFVTSCGTGVTACILSLGLHRLGKTDVPVYDGSWTEWGAHPETPVATAETS
- the LOC120249934 gene encoding thiosulfate/3-mercaptopyruvate sulfurtransferase 1, mitochondrial isoform X3, which encodes MASSLLTRAFSGLRSIRASSSFAKDARQFSSHLRASSILLFAGVFLVSCIGACDRDMCSRFSPLTYPVPSFVWRASMASSSETVSTSTTQVMAHNAEPVVSADWLHVNLRQPNVKVLDASWYMPGEQRNPFQEYQVAHIPGALFFDVDGISDRTSNLPHMLPSEEAFAAAVSALGIENDDGVVVYDGKGIFSAARVWWMFRVFGHERVCVLDGGLPQWRASGYDVESSASGDAVLKASAASEVIEKIYRGQSVSPITFKAKLQPHLIWTLEQVKQNIDAQTHQHIDARSKPRFDGAAPEPRKGIRSGHVPGSKCIPFDQDTLLSSSPFRAELPG